The Callospermophilus lateralis isolate mCalLat2 chromosome X, mCalLat2.hap1, whole genome shotgun sequence genome contains the following window.
TTTATTactatttttgttttcaaattattttacctttgttttcttttcacatttcaaggtgatattattttatttctgatttgcTGAAGTTAAAAGcttaatttgttttattaaaataatggTAGTATTTAAGGTTATGgatttgactggtaatttcagctATAGAAATTGAACAATAGTTACTACCAACAGGTTAATGGTGGTATCAGGGACAATTTTTTTTGACATAGGGAAAGAATAGTACTGGCCCACTTAATATGGAGTTTATACTCttaaataaatgagcaaagatTATAGCATGTGAGGTTCTTGAAAGCCATCAACATCTTATCTGAAATTTATCTTTAATGACCTGTCATAACTGTTTATCATTTTTTTGGGTTTTTACAAAAAAGGaaaatcattaaaatttttaaattgctaTGGATCTGGAGCttgttaataaatatttgttttatgtaataaattaattatagaatatttatgaaaaataaaatgatataatataaaaaggaataaatatgGGATTATATGTGGAGCTGGGAATAAAGGCAGAAttagatttatatttttaggtctgttTGCAGATACACAAACATTAAACACATAAAAATTTTTCACATTAAGTATACCTTAAGTGaagaaatgtaagaaaataaaataatgatcaaATATGGTAAAATTTATTATAGGGTTGTAGAATTCATACAACTTAAACTCCTTACAGCATTGAGCACCTATACAGTTTTGTGGATTTCACAATACAGGTATCAGTGAGAAACAATCACTGAATTAGTGATAAATGACTTACTCATAAAGTTGTTCACATATAAGTCATTGTAGAGCACCTAACAGAAATCCAAATATGTAACTTCTAAATTCAGGAAAGTTtcacaaaatgaaaacaaaacaaaaaaatgttaaGAGATTTGACATGCTTTAcacaaaaatttcaaaaacaattttaaatttaaagcacACTCTGCCATATCATTGTGTGAAGAGCTTGCTTTAAATAAGGACAGATGATGGAATTTATTGTCAAGATGTTAGCTGACATTCATGCTGCTTTCAGAAATCTAAACCCTATAAATTcagaagaaaaaagataaaatttcagTTTCAAACAACAAGCTGTGCCAATTAAAGTAAAATTTGACATAGCTTGCAGTggttagtagttttttttttccttttttttagtaCAAGCAATAGAGTAAATGCATGAGTAAATATCTTGAGTATCCCATAAACTTTAATTTCGAAGTCATATTGTAAATCTCTGACTTCTTATTACCGAGGATACTCTTTCTCTGTTGTCTCTCACTCTTGACAGATCTTGGTCTCAACAATAAATTCATTGGGAAAGTGTCTGATCTTCCAGCATTTATCAATGGCACGCTTGTTGAAACCTGTGAGAAAATGCACAAAAAAGCGGTTTTTGAAATTTTGTGAATATGCAAAAATATCTAGACTTGCTCTCCATTTTCCCATATCCTCTACACTATCTTCCACTGTCCTTATAACACAGGATGAAGGAAGGAATAAAATGCCTACCCAGCAAGAGGTCTCTGCGACGAAGGCGGAAGGACTTTCTGTTGTTGCAAAGCTGGTAAATAAAGATGCCAAGGTTACTAACATCACGGATTTCTTCCACAGCAACCAGGTCTTCACGAACCACATAAGTGTGAGGCAAGTATTTGCcactctaaaataaaaaaaaaaataagtttgtaATGAGAAATTCTTAAAGAAGTTCTTAAAATCCCTACCTACAacagatataattttaaaaatactttattttctagAACAGTTTTAGGGTCACAGTAtgcttttttatttcatttttgactATCACatattgattatatatattttatcacatattGATTGTATATATTAATGGGATTCAGTATGACATTTCCAGACATGTTGTGTGTAGTGATCAAACCCAACCTCCTTTTATCTACCAACCTACAGTCTTCCCAACTATTATTAATCACTATTCTACATTCAGgtaattttttttggttttgctttcacatatcagagagaaaacaAGGTACTTATCTTTCTATCTAGCTTATATTGCTGAACACAGTGTCCTCCAACTCAATCCATTTCGTCTCAGCATGTtgttttttcaaaaattatttcaacaaaacagAATTCTTTGGACTGACtcaaattttcagaatcaggaagCAAAATTATTTGGGAATGCTTATAGAAAGAATTGACTGACTTCCAAAATACATACCGCCAGTTTGCCAAAGAGTTCCACCAGATTCTTCGGAGGCATAACAATGGAGGTATTGAGGGGCATCAGATAGCAATTTCCCAGAAGCAAATCCAGATAAGCAGTCATTCCCTGTTGGGGAAGGGGAAAAAGTTCTATAGGTAAAATACCCAAGTATCAACACTACTGATTTCCCCGGGTACTATTAAAGCAAGTAGTTACATATTTCCAAAATTAACTAATGTGCATTCACTAATAAAAGAACAAAGGCTTTATTTCAAAATGATCAATACATCTAAGAATGGCAAACCTACCTTTTCAAAGTCATGAATAATTGCTGCAGGGTCACTATCAGAAAA
Protein-coding sequences here:
- the Itm2a gene encoding integral membrane protein 2A, whose translation is MVKIAFNTPTAVQKEEARQDVEALVSRTVRAQILTGKELRVTTQEKESSSGRCMLTLLGLSFILAGLIVGGACIYKYFMPKSTIYRGEMCFFDSEDPLNSLHGGEPYFLPVTEEADIREDDNIAIIDVPVPSFSDSDPAAIIHDFEKGMTAYLDLLLGNCYLMPLNTSIVMPPKNLVELFGKLASGKYLPHTYVVREDLVAVEEIRDVSNLGIFIYQLCNNRKSFRLRRRDLLLGFNKRAIDKCWKIRHFPNEFIVETKICQE